A single Watersipora subatra chromosome 7, tzWatSuba1.1, whole genome shotgun sequence DNA region contains:
- the LOC137400383 gene encoding uncharacterized protein, with the protein MDNLKLYGKNKNEIDTLIQTVRIFSDDIGMEFGLDKCATITMIRGKLTGRGKKKKKPKETEIHELEDNESYKYLGVMKADDIKQSEMKAKMKKEYIHRLIKVLKSKLTAGNLITAINTWAVSLYRYGAKLIQWTKAELQQLDRRTRKLMTMHKGLRPRSDVDSVYVERD; encoded by the coding sequence AGAACAAGAATGAGATTGACACACTGATACAAACAGTGAGAATCTTCAGCGATGACATCGGTATGGAGTTTGGATTAGATAAGTGCGCTACCATCACCATGATAAGAGGGAAACTAACTGGCAGaggaaagaagaagaagaaaccaAAAGAAACAGAAATCCATGAACTAGAagataatgaaagctacaaatatttagGAGTTATGAAGGCAGACGACATAAAACAATCTGAAATGAAAGCTAAGATGAAAAAGGAATACATTCACAGGCTCATAAAAGTGCTGAAATCAAAGTTGACTGCTGGAAATCTCATTACCGCTATCAATACATGGGCTGTGTCTTTGTACAGATACGGAGCAAAGCTTATTCAGTGGACAAAGGCTGAGTTACAGCAACTGGACCGAAGAACGCGTAAACTTATGACAATGCATAAAGGTCTTCGTCCAAGATCTGATGTAGATAGCGTATATGTTGAAAGGGACTAA